A stretch of the Sulfolobus acidocaldarius SUSAZ genome encodes the following:
- a CDS encoding iron ABC transporter substrate-binding protein, whose translation MRKVYNEVLDEYLSLPDKVERIISLDPAATETLFMLGFGEKVIATDAFSYRPAEAKRKLKIGSYTHVRVDLLEDLKPDIVFTTMGAQKELTRKLIDKNFNVYPLGVTTSVSRILNNVILISLVVNAHDIGRKLYQSLLLDLMSYRRSTNKRPRVYVEFDLGGPISCGYPTHVSDAINLVGGENIFDDISDAYFTPNDYEVMQRDPELIIYEPKRLTDYEKERILNYMERRGLGKFKEKVVFTVGDFLAHQGPTFITDGIKFLYSVIPC comes from the coding sequence TTGAGAAAGGTATACAATGAAGTACTCGACGAATATCTCTCCTTACCTGATAAAGTTGAAAGAATAATAAGTTTGGACCCTGCAGCCACAGAAACACTCTTTATGCTAGGTTTTGGTGAAAAGGTAATTGCAACAGACGCATTTAGTTACAGACCTGCTGAAGCTAAGAGGAAGTTGAAGATAGGGAGTTATACCCATGTTAGGGTTGACCTACTTGAGGATCTAAAACCAGACATCGTATTTACAACTATGGGAGCCCAAAAGGAACTGACCAGAAAACTGATTGATAAAAATTTCAACGTTTATCCTTTAGGTGTAACAACGTCTGTGTCTAGGATTTTAAATAACGTGATCCTGATCTCATTAGTCGTTAATGCACATGATATCGGGAGAAAATTATACCAATCACTACTTTTAGACCTGATGAGCTATAGAAGATCAACCAATAAAAGACCAAGAGTATATGTTGAATTTGACTTAGGAGGACCAATATCATGTGGATATCCAACACATGTGAGTGATGCAATTAACCTGGTAGGTGGTGAAAACATCTTTGACGATATTTCAGATGCGTACTTCACCCCCAATGATTATGAGGTAATGCAGAGGGATCCTGAGCTAATAATATATGAACCTAAAAGGCTCACCGATTATGAGAAGGAGAGGATTCTGAATTATATGGAGAGGAGAGGATTAGGAAAATTCAAGGAAAAAGTAGTATTTACAGTAGGAGATTTCTTAGCCCATCAAGGTCCTACCTTTATTACTGATGGCATAAAATTTCTATATAGTGTTATCCCTTGTTAG
- a CDS encoding alpha-isopropylmalate/homocitrate synthase family transferase: MFTKSVEVLDTTLRDGAQTANISFTLNDKIRIALLLDELGVDYIEGGWPSSNPKDEEFFKEIKKYKLTKAKIAAFGSTRKKESTAKEDQSLNSIIKADVDVGVLFGKSWSLHVTDVLKISLEENLDIIYDSVNYLKSHGLRVVYDAEHFYQGYKENREYALKAVKTAEEAGADVVVLCDTNGGTLPHEVYNITKDVVNHLKVKIGLHMHNDSGGAVANTVMGVVAGARHVQGTINGIGERTGNADLIQVIPNIMLKLGLNSLKGNESLKKLREVSRVVYEIIGVHPNPYQPYVGDFAFTHKAGVHADAVMKVTRAYEHIDPTLVGNNRRFIISEVAGSSNVIYYLEKLGIKVDKKDPRVRSAVQRIKELENRGYSFDLAPASAVLVALKDLGMYRDLIKVEYWKVMNEKELAIAIVKVNGQLEVAEGVGPVHSVDIALRKALQKVYPQINRVKLTDYRVILPGEIKNTESVVRVTIEFTDGEKNWRTEGVSTSVIEASVIALIDGLDYYLQTEKLIKSEVINN; the protein is encoded by the coding sequence GTGTTTACGAAATCTGTTGAGGTATTAGATACAACTCTAAGGGATGGAGCACAAACAGCAAATATATCATTCACGTTAAACGACAAGATTAGGATAGCTCTACTTTTAGATGAATTAGGGGTAGATTATATAGAAGGAGGATGGCCTTCATCAAATCCTAAAGATGAAGAATTCTTCAAAGAGATAAAGAAGTACAAGTTAACAAAGGCTAAGATTGCAGCCTTCGGTAGCACAAGAAAGAAGGAGAGTACAGCAAAGGAGGATCAAAGTTTAAATTCTATAATAAAGGCAGACGTGGATGTGGGCGTCTTATTTGGAAAAAGCTGGTCTCTTCACGTTACCGATGTATTAAAGATATCACTAGAGGAAAATCTTGATATAATATATGACAGTGTAAATTATCTTAAATCTCATGGTTTGCGGGTTGTTTACGACGCTGAGCACTTCTACCAAGGGTATAAAGAAAACAGGGAATATGCTCTTAAAGCCGTGAAGACTGCTGAAGAGGCTGGAGCAGATGTTGTAGTACTCTGTGACACTAATGGTGGTACATTACCCCATGAGGTCTACAATATAACTAAGGATGTAGTGAACCATCTAAAGGTCAAAATTGGTCTTCATATGCATAACGACTCTGGTGGTGCTGTGGCGAATACTGTAATGGGAGTCGTTGCAGGAGCTAGACATGTGCAAGGGACGATAAATGGAATAGGAGAAAGAACAGGAAATGCAGATCTTATACAAGTAATCCCCAACATTATGCTAAAATTAGGATTAAACTCACTTAAAGGAAATGAGAGCTTAAAGAAGTTAAGGGAAGTCTCAAGAGTAGTATATGAAATAATCGGAGTACATCCAAATCCATATCAACCTTATGTGGGAGACTTTGCATTTACACACAAGGCAGGAGTTCATGCAGATGCGGTAATGAAAGTCACAAGAGCATATGAACACATAGATCCTACATTAGTTGGAAATAATAGAAGGTTTATCATTTCAGAGGTCGCAGGCTCCTCTAATGTGATTTATTATTTGGAAAAATTGGGAATAAAGGTTGATAAAAAAGACCCCAGGGTAAGGAGTGCTGTGCAGAGAATAAAAGAATTAGAGAACAGAGGATATAGTTTTGACCTAGCACCAGCATCTGCTGTATTAGTTGCCCTTAAGGATCTAGGTATGTATAGAGACTTAATAAAAGTAGAATATTGGAAAGTAATGAATGAAAAAGAGTTAGCAATTGCAATTGTTAAGGTAAATGGTCAACTTGAGGTCGCCGAAGGCGTAGGACCTGTACATTCGGTAGATATTGCATTAAGAAAGGCGTTACAAAAAGTATATCCACAAATAAATAGGGTAAAGCTGACAGATTATAGAGTGATTCTTCCAGGAGAGATAAAAAATACTGAAAGTGTGGTGAGAGTGACTATAGAGTTTACAGATGGGGAGAAAAACTGGAGGACTGAGGGGGTCTCAACCAGTGTAATAGAGGCTAGTGTAATTGCGTTAATTGATGGGCTAGACTATTACTTACAGACTGAGAAACTAATAAAAAGTGAAGTGATAAATAACTAA
- the ubiA gene encoding prenyltransferase (UbiA prenyltransferase family catalyzes the transfer of a prenyl group to various acceptors with hydrophobic ring structures in the biosynthesis of respiratory quinones, hemes, chlorophylls, vitamin E, and shikonin), whose product MQWDPGGATENRSKLYIYLRFLRIEQVFFSLPMAYMGAFLAIREIPPIQVLILMFFSLFFLRTAGMTNDNLADREIDAMNPRTKSRPLVTGKITVREAKLLIIISLIGFFITAYLINLYALILAPIVALIVMSYPYMKRYTAFANYHLASIQGLAVFSGAVASLGLYAKSFTELVTGIPWLFVISTIFWAVGFDLYNHIPDADFDKKMGLHSFAVLLGDRALMFAGLNQLISVLLALFGDIQFNLGIIAYIATILHGLIMGYAYYSATRGNFGRAFYYNIYSSIVLGLGIIIDIIV is encoded by the coding sequence ATGCAGTGGGATCCTGGAGGAGCTACTGAAAACAGAAGTAAGCTTTACATTTATTTGCGTTTCTTAAGGATCGAACAAGTGTTTTTTAGCCTGCCAATGGCATATATGGGTGCTTTCCTAGCAATAAGGGAAATCCCCCCGATACAAGTACTAATCCTCATGTTTTTCTCACTCTTCTTCCTCAGGACAGCAGGAATGACAAATGATAATCTAGCTGATAGGGAGATAGACGCAATGAACCCTAGAACAAAGAGTAGACCTCTGGTTACAGGAAAGATAACAGTTAGAGAGGCTAAACTTCTCATTATAATTTCGTTGATAGGCTTCTTTATTACAGCCTATTTAATTAACTTATATGCACTTATCTTGGCTCCCATAGTTGCTCTAATAGTGATGAGTTACCCTTATATGAAAAGGTATACAGCATTTGCCAACTACCATCTAGCTTCTATTCAAGGTTTAGCTGTTTTCAGTGGTGCTGTGGCATCTCTAGGGCTTTACGCTAAGTCTTTTACAGAACTAGTGACAGGAATTCCATGGCTTTTTGTAATATCCACTATCTTCTGGGCTGTTGGCTTCGATCTTTATAACCACATACCAGATGCAGACTTTGACAAAAAAATGGGTTTACACAGTTTTGCGGTCTTACTGGGAGATAGAGCGTTAATGTTTGCTGGACTAAATCAGCTAATATCAGTATTGTTAGCCCTATTCGGGGATATACAATTTAACTTAGGGATAATAGCTTATATTGCCACAATTCTTCACGGTCTAATAATGGGCTATGCATATTACTCTGCAACGAGAGGAAACTTTGGAAGAGCGTTCTATTATAATATTTACTCTTCAATAGTATTGGGTCTAGGTATAATCATTGATATCATAGTGTAG
- a CDS encoding gamma-glutamyl cyclotransferase has protein sequence MPYIFVYGSLRFGFELNHFLKNSRFVGLGLVEGYKMYDLGSYPGVVRGDSVVHGEVYEIDDKLLNVLDQVEDYRGSADDLYIREKVRVYFDDKRKYYLDNVYIYVYNQDITGRDVIIDGDYSKYVGTSTLFNYFAYAENTNDEILKARGVKKIFKKIPVNLPGYKIVFNVKCKWGHCANLTKYENGRVCGYLLMILEDELNVLDSAEEHLVRYIREVFKVYDNDGKEYYACAYVAPNISGEHNPTEEYKRYILDGLKGHCISSGL, from the coding sequence ATTCCGTATATTTTTGTCTATGGTTCATTAAGATTTGGTTTTGAGCTAAATCATTTTTTGAAGAACAGTAGATTTGTGGGTTTAGGTTTAGTGGAAGGTTATAAGATGTATGATCTTGGGAGCTATCCAGGAGTGGTAAGGGGAGACAGTGTGGTACATGGAGAGGTCTATGAGATAGATGATAAGTTGTTAAATGTTTTGGATCAGGTTGAAGACTATAGAGGATCTGCTGATGACCTATATATTAGGGAAAAAGTCAGAGTGTATTTTGATGACAAGAGGAAATATTATTTAGATAATGTTTATATTTATGTTTACAACCAAGATATCACAGGTAGAGACGTAATAATAGACGGTGACTACTCTAAATACGTAGGCACATCAACGTTATTTAACTACTTTGCATATGCGGAGAATACTAATGACGAGATATTAAAAGCTAGAGGAGTAAAGAAAATATTTAAGAAGATTCCAGTGAACTTACCAGGTTATAAGATAGTATTTAATGTTAAATGTAAATGGGGACATTGTGCTAATCTAACAAAGTATGAAAATGGAAGAGTGTGTGGTTATCTATTAATGATATTAGAGGATGAATTGAATGTACTTGACAGTGCAGAGGAGCATCTTGTGAGGTATATTAGAGAGGTGTTTAAAGTTTATGATAATGATGGTAAGGAATATTATGCATGTGCATATGTTGCCCCTAATATATCTGGGGAACATAACCCGACTGAGGAGTACAAAAGATATATACTAGACGGACTGAAAGGACACTGTATTAGTTCAGGACTTTGA